Genomic window (bacterium):
GGCCAAAGTGCGAAACCTATCGATGATAAAAATCCACCACCGCCCGAAGACAAGAAAACTCAAACGGTCTATGTCACGAAAACCGGTAAACGCTATCATAAATCGGGG
Coding sequences:
- a CDS encoding MBL fold metallo-hydrolase, with the protein product GQSAKPIDDKNPPPPEDKKTQTVYVTKTGKRYHKSGCRFLSNSKIQMTREEAEKKSYTPCKTCKP